In a genomic window of Azospirillum baldaniorum:
- a CDS encoding PAS domain S-box protein translates to MPAAVTILHLEDSPLDCELACARLRKAGISCDVTRVDTRAAFEAALDGRRFDLILADFSLPDFDGLEALGIAKARVPETPFLFLSGRMGEETAVSALKLGARDYVLKQRLAHLPTAVERAILEARTLAERRLAEENLRRLRQAIDDIRDYAIVTLDLEGRITSWNEGSRRLFGHTEEEALGHPLSLLFAPEERCAENIRGLLAGVAEKERCEVEWIHAARDGRRFFGSTVLTVARDAAGAPAAYSVVVRDITDRRASEIALRDSEAKFRAIAESMPQLVWSAPPDGLPDYYNLHWFAYTGTRPEAMTGTAWMEVVHPDDRARTAALWTAAVRSGDFYEVEYRLREAGGRYRWFLGRAVPLRDGDGRITRWFGTCTDIDDAVKARAAQADAREDLERQVAERTAELVAANRRLLGEVAERQRAQADLSALYAKTPVPLHSLDAEGRLLSVSDRWLEFMGYESRGQVLGRNITEFMPPDVVREHREHHWPELLRLGAFQDMPYRLVKRSGEVADVLVSARVERDGWGAFLRTMAAVVDVSARLRAEAERERAEEALRHSQKMDALGQLTGGIAHDFNNLLTAISGNLDLLLSRLDTAERADLRDYASHAKVGATRAAGLTQRLLAFARRQPLRPDATEPCVLVQGMEDLLRRTVGEQVSIATDCPPDAWAAWCDSNQLEIALLNLVVNARDAMPDGGRITITAANAHLTASDVAGDASGAAPGDYVVLTVADTGMGMPPDIIKRAFDPFFTTKPIGQGTGLGLSQVYGFVSQSHGLVRIDSEAGRGTAVRLYLPRCDGEEGTSLPPGTTAAPVADGAVDGAVDNTAGTVLLVEDEALVRMVAVQALEDAGLDVVEASDGTEALELLDGGLRADLVVTDVGLPGMNGRQLAEAVHERRPELGVLFMTGYAYDATLGTGILEPGCEVLQKPFETTALVARVTGMLAHTRGGSGGGALRESVPERHCD, encoded by the coding sequence ATGCCCGCTGCCGTGACCATCCTGCATCTGGAAGACAGCCCGCTGGACTGCGAGCTGGCTTGCGCGCGCCTGCGGAAGGCGGGAATTTCCTGTGACGTGACCCGCGTGGACACCCGTGCGGCCTTCGAGGCGGCGCTGGACGGGCGGCGCTTCGACCTGATCCTGGCCGACTTCTCCCTGCCCGATTTCGACGGGCTGGAGGCGCTGGGCATCGCCAAGGCCCGCGTCCCGGAAACCCCGTTCCTGTTCCTGTCCGGGCGGATGGGGGAAGAGACGGCGGTGTCGGCGCTGAAGTTGGGCGCCCGCGACTATGTGCTGAAGCAGCGGCTGGCCCATCTGCCCACCGCGGTGGAGCGGGCGATCCTGGAGGCGCGCACCCTGGCCGAGCGGCGGCTGGCCGAGGAGAATCTGCGCCGGCTGCGGCAGGCCATCGACGACATCCGCGACTACGCCATCGTCACGCTGGACCTGGAAGGTCGCATCACCTCGTGGAACGAGGGCAGCCGCCGTCTTTTCGGGCACACGGAGGAGGAGGCGCTGGGGCACCCGCTGTCCCTGCTCTTCGCGCCGGAGGAGCGCTGCGCGGAAAACATCCGCGGCCTGCTGGCCGGGGTGGCGGAGAAGGAGCGCTGCGAGGTCGAATGGATCCACGCGGCGCGCGACGGACGGCGCTTCTTCGGCTCCACCGTGCTGACCGTGGCGCGCGACGCCGCGGGCGCGCCGGCGGCCTATTCGGTGGTGGTGCGCGACATCACCGACCGCCGCGCCTCGGAAATCGCGTTGCGCGACAGCGAGGCCAAGTTCCGCGCCATCGCGGAAAGCATGCCGCAACTCGTCTGGTCGGCCCCGCCGGACGGTCTCCCCGACTACTACAACCTGCATTGGTTCGCCTACACCGGCACCCGGCCGGAGGCGATGACCGGCACCGCCTGGATGGAGGTGGTCCATCCCGACGACCGGGCGCGGACCGCCGCCCTGTGGACCGCCGCGGTGCGGTCGGGCGATTTCTACGAGGTCGAGTACCGGCTGCGCGAGGCCGGGGGCCGGTACCGCTGGTTCCTCGGGCGGGCGGTGCCGCTGCGCGACGGCGACGGTCGGATCACCCGCTGGTTCGGCACCTGCACCGACATCGACGACGCGGTGAAGGCCCGCGCTGCCCAGGCCGACGCCCGCGAGGATCTGGAACGGCAGGTGGCCGAGCGCACGGCGGAGCTGGTGGCCGCCAACCGCCGGCTGCTGGGCGAGGTGGCGGAGCGGCAGCGCGCCCAGGCCGACCTCAGCGCGCTCTACGCCAAGACCCCGGTGCCGCTGCACTCCCTGGACGCCGAGGGGCGGCTGCTGAGCGTCAGCGACCGCTGGCTGGAGTTCATGGGCTATGAGAGCCGGGGCCAGGTGCTCGGCCGCAACATCACGGAGTTCATGCCGCCGGACGTCGTGCGGGAGCACCGGGAGCACCACTGGCCGGAGCTGCTGCGGCTCGGCGCGTTCCAGGACATGCCCTACCGGCTGGTCAAGCGGTCGGGGGAGGTCGCCGACGTTCTGGTGTCCGCCCGGGTCGAGCGGGACGGATGGGGCGCCTTTCTGCGCACCATGGCCGCGGTGGTCGACGTCTCCGCCCGCCTGCGCGCCGAGGCGGAGCGCGAGCGGGCGGAGGAGGCCCTGCGCCACTCCCAGAAGATGGACGCGCTGGGCCAGCTCACCGGCGGCATCGCCCACGACTTCAACAACCTGCTGACGGCGATCTCCGGCAATCTGGACCTGCTGCTGTCCCGGTTGGACACGGCGGAGCGGGCGGACCTGCGCGACTACGCCAGCCACGCCAAGGTCGGGGCGACCCGCGCCGCCGGTCTGACGCAGCGCCTTCTCGCCTTCGCCCGGCGGCAGCCGCTGCGCCCCGACGCGACGGAGCCCTGCGTGCTGGTCCAGGGGATGGAGGACCTGCTGCGCCGCACGGTGGGCGAGCAGGTGTCCATCGCGACCGACTGCCCGCCGGACGCCTGGGCGGCCTGGTGCGATTCCAACCAGCTGGAGATCGCCCTGCTGAATCTGGTGGTGAACGCGCGCGACGCCATGCCGGACGGCGGGCGCATCACCATCACCGCCGCCAACGCCCATCTGACGGCGTCCGACGTGGCGGGCGACGCCTCCGGCGCGGCGCCCGGCGATTATGTGGTCCTGACCGTCGCCGACACCGGCATGGGCATGCCGCCGGACATCATCAAGCGCGCCTTCGACCCCTTCTTCACCACCAAGCCGATCGGGCAGGGAACCGGGCTGGGGCTGTCGCAGGTCTATGGCTTCGTCAGCCAGTCGCACGGGCTGGTGCGCATCGACAGCGAGGCCGGTCGGGGCACCGCCGTGCGCCTCTATCTGCCGCGCTGCGACGGGGAGGAGGGCACCAGCCTTCCGCCGGGGACTACCGCGGCGCCCGTCGCCGACGGTGCGGTGGACGGTGCGGTGGACAACACCGCCGGAACCGTGCTGCTGGTCGAGGACGAGGCGCTGGTCCGCATGGTCGCGGTTCAGGCGCTGGAGGACGCCGGTCTGGACGTGGTCGAGGCGTCGGACGGGACGGAGGCGCTGGAGCTGCTGGACGGTGGGCTGCGCGCCGATCTGGTGGTGACCGACGTCGGGCTTCCCGGCATGAACGGGCGGCAGCTGGCCGAGGCGGTGCATGAGCGGCGGCCCGAGCTGGGCGTGCTGTTCATGACCGGCTACGCCTACGACGCGACGCTCGGCACCGGCATCC
- a CDS encoding response regulator, which translates to MSDLKPILLVEDNPRDLELTLAALEKCQLANDVIVARDGEEALSMLTRRDPETGKPTQLPAVVLLDLKLPKIDGLEVLERVKSDPETRHVPIVMLTASREESDLVRSYKLGVNAFVVKPVDFKAFFQAIRDLGAFWAILNEPPVGCARRPAGTPPTGKGA; encoded by the coding sequence ATGAGTGACCTGAAACCCATCCTGCTGGTCGAAGACAACCCGCGGGACCTGGAACTGACCCTGGCGGCGCTGGAGAAATGCCAGCTCGCCAACGACGTGATCGTCGCCCGCGACGGCGAGGAGGCGTTGAGCATGCTGACCCGCCGCGATCCGGAAACCGGAAAGCCGACCCAGCTTCCCGCCGTCGTCCTGCTCGACCTCAAGCTGCCGAAGATCGACGGGCTGGAGGTGCTGGAGCGGGTGAAAAGCGATCCGGAGACGCGGCACGTCCCCATCGTGATGCTCACCGCGTCGCGCGAGGAAAGCGACCTCGTGCGCAGCTACAAGCTGGGCGTGAACGCTTTCGTGGTGAAACCGGTGGATTTCAAGGCATTCTTCCAGGCGATCCGTGACCTGGGCGCCTTTTGGGCGATCCTGAACGAACCTCCGGTCGGCTGCGCCCGCCGTCCGGCGGGAACCCCGCCCACGGGAAAAGGCGCCTGA